A region from the Musa acuminata AAA Group cultivar baxijiao chromosome BXJ1-10, Cavendish_Baxijiao_AAA, whole genome shotgun sequence genome encodes:
- the LOC135595164 gene encoding squamosa promoter-binding-like protein 12 produces MDWVPKTPFPWDWETLELFSGKESEISKAAQVPDLKIDGGAFICNRSVCSSGRGASSVLELGNRSSKSSISASVDSLSGAGKRKSQLNFDSAGRAPHNLDNNIIARVEDSGTSTVPVVADHPKEPLTGLKLGPTYFEDVASVNNIKNLSSSATMTSSAALAKKSRVSQQNLQSPYCQVEGCNIDLTTAKDYHRKHRVCESHSKSPKVIVAGKERRFCQQCSRFHDLSEFDQKKRSCRRRLSDHNARRRKPQPTAISFNSSRLSSSYYDDRHQMNLVFGRAPLGHVTTTVSFPRNNLGSFKLLQAKESWTKSNKAGCTDGQLQFSSICQPNNASTLNHDLDRLLSFKGTAAEVLNQDLEASAFASNTNITPDLRRALSLLSNDSWLAGPSSMKFVNTQNASTTQPAVNMADSTAGILQDEQPLEHLMMLPVHLQIGEFQEFQLLKAPFQTSFFDSTRIH; encoded by the exons ATGGACTGGGTTCCGAAAACTCCGTTCCCCTGGGATTGGGAAACTCTGGAATTATTCAGTGGAAAAGAAAGTGAAATTTCTAAAGCTGCACAAGTACCTGACTTGAAGATTGATGGTGGTGCCTTTATTTGCAATAGATCTGTATGTTCGTCTGGTCGTGGTGCCTCCTCTGTTCTGGAATTGGGTAATCGTTCATCCAAAAGCTCCATCTCAGCATCTGTTGATTCCCTTTCTGGGGCAGGAAAGAGAAAATCACAGCTCAACTTTGATTCCGCTGGAAGGGCCCCTCATAACCTGGACAATAATATTATTGCAAGGGTTGAGGATTCTGGAACTTCGACTGTACCAGTCGTTGCAGACCACCCTAAGGAACCACTTACAGGTTTAAAGCTTGGGCCAACTTACTTCGAAGATGTTGCTTCAGTGAACAACATCAAAAACTTGTCTTCCTCAGCTACTATGACCTCATCGGCTGCCTTAGCCAAGAAATCTAGGGTGTCTCAACAGAACTTACAGAGTCCTTATTGCCAGGTTGAGGGTTGTAACATTGACCTTACAACAGCGAAAGACTATCATCGCAAACATAGAGTCTGTGAAAGCCACTCAAAGTCTCCCAAGGTGATTGTAGCTGGTAAAGAGCGCAGGTTTTGTCAACAGTGTAGCAG GTTCCATGATTTGTCCGAGTTTGATCAGAAAAAGCGGAGTTGCCGAAGACGTTTATCAGATCATAATGCACGTCGCAGAAAGCCACAGCCAACAGCAATCTCATTCAATTCTTCTAGGCTTTCTTCATCATATTATG ATGATAGACATCAGATGAACCTTGTTTTTGGTCGAGCTCCTCTGGGTCATGTGACAACCACTGTAAGTTTCCCACGGAATAACTTAGGCAGCTTCAAGCTTCTTCAAGCTAAAGAGTCTTGGACAAAGTCAAATAAAGCAGGATGCACTGATGGGCAGCTACAATTTTCCAGCATATGTCAACCAAACAATGCTTCTACTCTTAATCATGACTTGGACAGACTCTTGTCATTCAAGGGCACAGCAGCCGAGGTCCTCAATCAAG ATCTGGAAGCATCTGCATTTGCATCTAACACGAACATAACACCGGATCTTCGGcgtgctctctctcttctgtcaaaTGATTCTTGGTTAGCTGGACCAAGTTCTATGAAGTTTGTAAATACACAGAATGCGAGTACCACTCAGCCTGCAGTGAACATGGCTGATTCAACGGCAGGTATCTTGCAAGATGAGCAGCCACTGGAACATCTGATGATGCTGCCAGTTCACCTGCAAATCGGTGAGTTCCAGGAGTTTCAGCTGCTTAAAGCACCCTTCCAAACCTCTTTTTTTGACTCCACTCGGATTCACTGA